From a single Papaver somniferum cultivar HN1 unplaced genomic scaffold, ASM357369v1 unplaced-scaffold_19, whole genome shotgun sequence genomic region:
- the LOC113338549 gene encoding uncharacterized protein LOC113338549 has product MSQVLAYFLADLPLGNDEEVKGIPETQEDDKDPIDVLEPSSQRRWEVFVDGSRNRKGTGIGIIITTPTGYRIVHALRLEFKGNTNNIVEYEAVVHALRFIIEIGIIDVRLTSDLQLVIRQVELEYNVYYETLSAYMAVVQTLASQVPNIKFRHLCRRDLRHADALAYISSILRDESAKAIKVARVYEPSITPQQSFSINREDDVGEDIADDDVGEDIHDDFVEDDILSRANEDEYFSSKEDWRTEIHMFLEEGMLPVDLKQARKIQSRGGRYDIRNGILYKKSFLGLLLRCLSREEGHRALKNIHYGTQETTAE; this is encoded by the coding sequence ATGTCACAAGTCTTGGCGTATTTTTTAGCAGACCTTCCCTTGGGAAATGACGAAGAAGTGAAGGGAATACCAGAGACGCAGGAAGACGATAAAGATCCGATTGATGTACTTGAACCCTCGAGCCAAAGACGATGGGAGGTTTTCGTCGACGGATCAAGGAATAGAAAAGGGACAGGCATAGGCATCAttatcaccaccccaaccggataTAGGATCGTGCATGCACTAAGGCTGGAGTTCAAGGggaataccaacaacatcgtggaGTACGAAGCCGTAGTACATGCTCTTCGGTTTATAATAGAAATTGGAATAATAGACGTGCGCCTGACAAGTGATTTACAACTAGTCATTCGACAAGTGGAGTTGGAATACAATGTTTATTATGAGACCCTCTCAGCATATATGGCTGTGGTCCAGACCCTAGCATCACAAGTACCCAACATCAAGTTCCGACATTTATGTAGGAGGGACCTTAGGCATGCTGATGCtttagcatacatatcatccattcTAAGAGATGAAAGCGCCAAGGCCATCAAGGTGGCAAGAGTATATGAGCCTTCGATTACTCCACAACAATCCTTCTCTATCAATCGTGAAGACGATGTAGGGGAGGATATAGCAGATGATGATGTGGGGGAAGATATCCACGATGATTTCGTCGAAGACGATATCTTGTCAAGAGCAAACGAAGACGAATATTTCAGCAGCAAAGAGGATTGGAGAACCGAAATCCACATGTTCCTTGAAGAAGGAATGCTTCCTGTAGACCTGAAGCAAGCTCGAAAGATACAGTCAAGGGGAGGGAGATATGATATTCGTAACGGAATTCTTTATAAGAAGTCTTTCCTCGGACTTTTATTGCGTTGTTTATCCAGGGAAGAAGGCCATCGTGCCCTGAAGAACATCCACTATGGGACGCAGGAAACCACAGCGGAATGa